In Crassostrea angulata isolate pt1a10 chromosome 4, ASM2561291v2, whole genome shotgun sequence, one genomic interval encodes:
- the LOC128181773 gene encoding uncharacterized protein LOC128181773, translating to MTCHPGITLVLVTIAGCYAGEQCSYKYEGGGSVKQLYCEVSCCGTYYKRYCCAVTSTALYIGAVVGGVVCVILIIGIVICCVYKGKTPVRRHRHVNNGNRPDDFQCARIYFNDSPKPPPYSLHHLHPPEYHEDPPPRYMTPIPAPDYNTIPGTTADDHM from the exons ATGACCTGTCATCCTGGGATAACATTGGTGCTGGTCACTATTGCTG GGTGCTATGCGGGAGAGCAGTGCTCGTATAAGTACGAGGGTGGGGGCAGTGTGAAACAGCTGTACTGTGAGGTCTCATGCTGTGGCACCTACTACAAACGCTACTGCTGTGCAGTCACTTC GACGGCCCTCTATATCGGCGCTGTGGTCGGGGGAGTGGTATGTGTCATCCTCATCATCGGCATAGTGATCTGTTGTGTGTACAAAGGAAAGACTCCGGTCAGGCGCCATCGCCATGTTAACAATG GTAATCGTCCCGATGACTTCCAGTGTGCAAGGATTTACTTTAATGACTCCCCTAAGCCCCCACCCTACTCACTCCATCACCTCCACCCCCCAGAGTACCACGAGGATCCGCCCCCGCGGTACATGACACCTATCCCCGCACCTGACTATAACACTATCCCTGGGACGACGGCAGACGACCACATGTGA